The sequence CCATCCACACGTTGACCTGCGGCGAGGCCAGGCCTGGCGGCAGGAAGAGCGAGAACTCGTCCTTCACCGTCTCGCCTGGCTTCCACTGGGTGGTGGCGTACAGGCCGCTGGCGGGCTTGTGGTCCAGGTTCATCCGCTCCATGCGGCCCGCCGGGTCCTCCACGTGCACGAAGACGATGTAGTCCTCTTCGATGGGCGCCAGCACCTTGAAGAAGACGGTGATGCGGGCCTGCTCTCCGGGCTTCACCCGGCCGGGCAGCACCGAGGCCCCCACGACTTCCACCTTGCCGCCCAGGTTCGCCCCGCTCTTGATGGACACCGCGGGCACCTGGGTCACCGTGGCCTGCCGCCGCTCGTTCTCGGTGGCCCCTCCGGGCGCCTCGACGATGCAGGCGCAGAGCAGAAACAGCGGCGAGAGGCGGAACGGGAGCGGGACGCGCATGGTGAAGGGGGTTTTTACCGGTCCTCGGGCGCTGCATCCACCAGCGGATTGTTATAAGCGGTGCGCCCTATGACGACTCCGCCGCTCCTGGACGTCCTCGCCGCGCAGGTGCCCGCCCCTTCTCCCCTGCCCCCGCCGCCGGGCACGCCCCCAGGCACCGAGACCGGGGTTCCCCCAGCCCCCGAGGCCAGCCCCGTGAGCACGGTGGTGGGCTACGGCGTCATCGGGCTCTTCGTCCTGCTGATGCTGCTGGCGATGCGCAAGCTCCTCTTCAAGCCCGCCCGGGCGCCGGAGCTTCCCAGCAAACCCACGCAGGCGCCGGACAAGCCCGCCCTGCCCGAGCAGGCACCCCAGCTCCGCGTGGAGCTGCCCCCGTCCGAGGCGGAGCGGGCCCGGCTCCGCGAGGCCGACGAGGCCCACGCCCGGGTCCAGGAGCTGGCCCGCCAGCGCGAGGAGGCCACCCGCGCGGCCCGGCAGGCCCGGGACGCCACCGAGCGCACCCGCCTGGAGGCCGAGGCCGAGGCCCTCAAAGCGCGCGAGGAAGAGGAGAAGCGCGCCGAGTACCGCGCCAAGAAGGCCGCCGAGGAGGAAGCCCGGGAGCGCCGCAAGCGTGAGCGCGAGGAGGCCGAGCGGCTCGTGGCGGAGCAGAAGGCCCGCGAGGCCGCCGAGGCCGAGGAGGCCCGGCGCGCCGTGGAGGCCGCCGAGCGCGCGAAGATTCAGGCCGAGGCGGGCCGCACGCTCGCGCAGGGCCTGGACAAGACCAAGAGCCAGGGCTTCATGGCCCGCCTCAACGGCCTGTTCGGCCAGAGCCGCCAGGTGGACGAGTCCGTGCTGGCCGAGCTGGAGGAGATCCTCTTCACCGCGGACATCGGGGTGCGCACCGCCTCGAACCTGGTGGAGCTGGCGCGCGAGAAGCTCAAGCGCAACGAGCTGAGCAACCCCGAGCGCATCAAGGCCCTCATCCGCGACGAGGTGGCCCGCATCGTCGACCTGCCCGTGCCGCGCTCGCTGGAGGGCGGCGGGCCGCCGCACGTGGTGATGGTGGTGGGCGTCAACGGCGCCGGGAAGACCACCACCATCGGCAAGCTGGCCGCGCAGCTCACCGGCCAGGGCAAGAAGGTGGTGCTCGCCGCGGGAGACACCTTCCGCGCCGCCGCCACCGAGCAGCTCGACGTGTGGGCCCAGCGCGCCGGGGCCGAGCTGGTCCAGGGCGCGGACGGTGGTGACCCCGGGGCGGTGGTGTTCAACGCGGTGAAGCGGGCCCAGGAGGTGGGCGCCAGCGTCGTCATCGCGGACACGGCGGGACGGCTCCACACCCAGGCGCCGCTCATGGAGGAGCTCAAGAAGGTCAAGCGCGTGCTGGGCAAGGCCCTGGAGGGCGCGCCCCACGAGGTGCTGCTGGTGCTCGACTCCACCAACGGCCAGAACGCCATCCAGCAGGCCAAGCAGTTCCACGAGGCGGTGGGCGTCAGCGCCATCGCGCTCACCAAGCTGGACGGCACCGCCAAGGGCGGCGTCATCATCGGCATCTGCGACGAGCTGAAGCTGCCCGTGGTGTGGGTGGGCGTCGGCGAGAAGATCGCCGACCTGCGCCGCTTCGAGCCGCGCGACTTCGTGAAGGCCCTGTTCGACTGACGGGCCCCGGGCCCTACGGAGCCATGGGGCCCAGGAAGTCCTCCAGCAGCTTCAGCGTCTCCTTGTCGAGCTGAGTGGCATCCATGCCCCCCATCAGGGCGCCCAGGCTGGGCTTGCCCAGGTCCTCGTCCCCGTGGGCCTCCTCCCACCAGCGCGCCTGGAGGCGCCCCAGCTCCCGCGCATGCGCGGGGGCCGCCTTGCTCAGCTCGCGCAGGAACCCATCCGCGCGGGCCCACTTGTAGCGGTAGGTGTCCACGTACGTGCGCATGGCGCGCTGGAACGTCTCCTCCCCCACCCGCTTGCGCGCCGCATCGAACATCAACGGCGCCTTGCCGTAGACGATGGCGCCGTACTCCATGGAGCTGGAGAACTGCTCGGTGGGCCGGTGCGCCGGGCCATCCTCGCCTCCGGACATCCGGTACAGGTGGTAGGCGGACACCAGCGCCTCGGCCTTGAGGGACTCGGCGGCGGGCTTGCCGTGGGCCCACTCGAAGTAGAGCACCGCCGCGTACTGGGTGAGCGCCTCGTCGGCCACCGGCTCCTGGATGGGGTCCGAGCCCACCAGGCCCGCGAAGTACTGGTGCCCCACCTCGTGCGCCACGGTGAACTCCACCGTGCGCTCCAGCGTCTTGGCCAGGTTCGCGAACGGCCCGCCGCCCAGATCGCCCAGGCCCTGCGCGGACAGCCCCTTCATCATCTCCTGGAGCATCTCCATGCCCTGCACCCCGGCCAGGATGCTGTTCGGGTCCGTGACGCCCCGGTACAGCGAGGAGCCCACGGTGATGAGGCCCTGGAACTCCATGCCGCCGGCGCCATCGGACAGCGGCGCCTCCAGGACGCGGAAGGACCGGTAGGGCAGCGGCCCGAGCCGCTGCTCGAACTCCGAGAGCGCCGAGGCGGTGTACTTCAGCACGCGCTTGCCCACCGCCGCGTCCGGGGCCGTGAAGAAGCTCTCGACGGTGATGCCATTCACCGTCGTGGAGGCCATCTGGTACCCGCGCGAGACGAACACGGGGAAGTCCCGCACCAGCGCCGCGGCGAACGAGTAGCGCGGCCGGCCATCCTTGCCGGGCACCTCGCCCAGGGCCTCGCCCGTGGCGTGCACCTGCCACCCGGACGGCACCCCGATGGAGCCCAGCACGTTCGAGGGCTCATAGAGCGCCAGGTCTCCAATGCCCGAGGGGCCTGCCCACGGCTGGCCGTCCTCATCCAGCGGGGGCATCATCGGCACCACGCCCACCAGGCTCAGGAAGTCCGGTGACGCGGCGAAGGCGCCGTAGTCACCCGCGGGCCCGGTGGCACCGATGGCCCCCAGCAGCGAGCCCGCGTTCTTCTTCCCCGGCATCACCTTGGCCTGGAGCGCCACCTCGATGCGCACCACGGTGCCCGGCTCCGCGGGGGGCTCCAGCGCAATCCGGAACAGCGTCGGCTCGGGCCGCTCCAGCGCCACCGGCTCGCCGTTGAACTTCGCCTCCGAGAGCGTCACCTGCCGCCCCTGCGCATTGGGCGTCACGCGCAGGAACAGCTCGGAGCGGGTGCGCCCCTTCACCGTCAGCTCCACCTGCACCTTGCCCCGCACCTCGCGCTTGGCGGGGTCCGCGTCGAGCTGAACCCGGTACAGCGGCAGCTCCTCCAGGGGCCCGAGCCACTTGACGGCCCGCTCCCGCTCGGCGGGCTTGAGGTGCTGCAAGCACAGCTGCACCTCGGGCGAGGTGGCCGCCCGCGCGGGCACGGCCAGAAGCAGCGACAGCAGGGGCAGCCACCGGAGAGCGAGCGCCATGGGCCCATGCTAGTTGACCCCCGCTCGAACCGCTCGCTACAACCCGGAGGCGCATGCTGCCTCGCCGACTCTTTCTGGCCGTCACCGCTGCATCCTTCCTCGCCTGCGTGAAACAGGTACCCGTTTCGCCCACACGCACCAGCCTCCAGGCGGTGCCCTTGCTGGCGGAGACGCCGGAGCAAGAGACGGAGCAGTTCGCACAGCGGCGCGAGGACGTGGAGATCGACACGCGCAACTTCGATCGCACCCCGCGCGTGGTGGCCACGGGGGAGACGCCGCTGCTGCGCCTGGAGGGCTCCCGGGCGCGCCTCGCGGGCGACGCGGCGGGCACCACGGGCTTCTCGGTGGACAACTTCATCCTGCTGGAGGTGCTCGACGAGCGCGGCAAGGTGCTGAACCGGGGCGCGGTGGGGTTCACCGACAGCGTGCTGATGGGCAAGGAGCAGGTGGACAGCGTGGGGCGGATGTCCTTCGCCTTCGAGCCCGGGGAGGTGGACCTCACCTCCCTGCTGCCCGAGAGCCAGCCGTTCAAGCTGCGCGCCACGGTGCTGGACTACTCCGGCGTGGGCCGGGTGAGCCCTGTGTTCCTGCGGCTCGAGCCCCGCGGCCCGAGCGCCGAGGACGACCTGCGCGGCCAGTAACCGCCCACGGCGCCTCAGCCCACCTGGCGCAGGGACTCGCGGCCGGCGCGAAGCTGCTCGTGGACCGCGTCAATCAAGCAGTCGGCGCGCAACGGGCCGGACAGGTACTCCTGGGCCCCCAGGGCCCACGCCCGGTCCGTGTCGCGCGAGCGGCCGGCCAGCAGCAGCCGGGCCTGGACGCCGCGCCGCTTCACGCTCTCCACGGAGAGCAGCGGCGCCAGCACCACCGTGCACGCGCTCGCCGTGCGCACATCCTCGGTCCTCGCCACCTGGGCGCGCACGCCGGCGCTCTCCAGCAGGTCCATCAGCCCCTGCGTGGCCTGGCGGCCCCAGCCATACACCCACACCTCGGGCTCGGCCGGCGCCGGGGGCCTGCGGGACACGGGCACCGCCGGCAGCTCGCGCTCGGTGATGCGGGCGGACACCGGCAGCTCCTCCGTCAGCGGCTTCATCACCGGCAGCCCGTTCTTGAAGGAGTACGCCGAGTCCCGGCGCCGCAGGAGCCCATCGAGCATCAGGCACTCCGCGCGCTCCGTCACCAGCGGCAGCACCTCGTCGGCCTCGGGAAGGGGAATGGGCTCCACGGGGCGATGCGCCCCATCCAGGTGCGGGTAATAGAGCCGCTCGATGGCCTGGGCGATGGCCGCATCGGTGGCCAGCAAGGACACCACGCGCGTCTTGCCGGTGATGCGGGCCACCTCGTCCAGGGCGTCCGGATGGCCGGGCGCCGCGGTGGCCACCACCAGCACCGAGTCCCGCGGCCCTTCCTGGCGCAGGGGGATGACGCGGTAGGTCTCCGCGGCCCACACGGGCACCACCTCGATGAGCTGGGAGTCCAGCGGCTCGGCCTCCAGGTCCACCGTGGGCAGCTGCGACTGCTCGGCCAGCACCTCGAGCACCTGCTGCGCGGTGCAGAACCCCAGGTCCACCACCACCTGGCCCAGCGGCGTGCCCCACTTGTGGTGGAACCCCAGGGCCGCGCGCAGCTGCAGCTCGTCCACGAGCCCAACCGCCTGAAGCAGATCTCCCAGCCGTTTCTTCCGCATTGACCGTGCCCTCGGGTGGTACCGCCGCGGGCACGCCATTGCGCGCCACGTGCCAGCGCTCGGGCCTCCTCATACACCAGCGCTCAAGGGTTTACATCCCCCCTCAAGCACCCAGGGTGGTGACTGTTGCCTACAGTGTGGTGACACCCGTCACCACCTCTTTTACCAAGAATACCGTGAAAGCCATTTTACAGGGCCATGTTAAGGGGCCGTCCCGGTGTGACTCCCAGGGAGGTTTCCATGACTCAGTTCCAGCGGCTCCTGCCCGGCCTCACGGCCCTTCTCCTGCTCGGTGCCTGTGGGGTGACGGACGAGGCCGAGCTGCCCTCCCTCGGCCTCCAGGAGCAGCCGGCGCTGGCGGACACCTGGGCGGCGAAGGCCGCGCGCATCCAGCAGCGGGATCTCCAGTCCAACGTCCCGCTCAACCGCTGGCAGCGGCTGGGCACCCACAACTCCCACGTCAGCACCACGTACACGAAGTGCGGCGCGGGGCTCTGCTACTACGCGCGCGCCAACCAGCACCGGAGCCTCTCGGCCCAGCTCGACATGGGCATCCGGACCCTGATGCTGGACGTCTACGACCATGGCTGCCAGTGGGGCTGGAGCGTGTGCTTCGGCCACGAGGGCGAGCAGTTCGTCCAGTGGAGCGTGTCGCTGGAGGACGAGATCGCCCAGTGGATCAACGCGCCCCAGAACCAGGACGAGGTGCTGTTCCTCATCCTCGAGGACTACTTCAACGACGACGCCAACAAGCGCCGGTTCTTCGGCGAGCTCCGGTACCGGCTCGACCGGGACTACATGCCGGGCGCGCCGGTGAGCACCACCTCGGGAGACCTGATCTTCCGCCCCGTGGACAAGGAGCGCCTGTTCCCGTCCCGGTGGCCCACCCCGGCGGAGCTGGTCCAGCAGGGCAAGCGCATCGTCATCGCCGTCAAGGATCGCTCGAAGTACGAGGTGTCCCTGAGCGCCGAGGGCTACGCGGGCCCCATGAAGGACTGGCTCTTCTCGGTCAACAGCGTGGGCTACCCCTCGGTGCAATACCCCTGGTACAGCGCCAACTTCGCGCCCTCGTTCGACGGGGCGCGCTGTGGCTCGGCGGACATCCGGGATGGCGCAGGCAACGTGCAGCCCCTGGGGCTCCAGTTCACCCAGTTCGAGGAGCTGAAGATCTGCGATCACTTCGAGGCGTGCTCGGGACTGTACGACACGAGCCTCTTCAGCAAGCGGCTCGACGTCAAAGCCGCCGTGGACTGCGGCTTCAGCGTGGCGATGGACCAGGCCGAGGGAGACCCGGGCTACACGGGCCAGGGGTACGACTATTACTCCCGCACGCTGAAGCAGGCCATCTGGAGCTTCGCGGAGGGCGAGCCCAACAACGCGGGCGGCGACGAGGACTGCGCGCAGATGAGGCCGGACGGCCGCTGGAACGACCTGCCCTGTGGCGGCGCCTCCCGCCGCCATGCGTGCAAGAAGAAGGACACCCTGTGCGATGCGGCCGCGTGCCCCTCGGACTTCTGGCTCCTGTCGTCCTCCGCGGGCGTCTGGTCCGCCGGGCAGACCGCCTGTCCCCAGGGCTACGCCTTCGGCGTGCCGCAGAACGGCTACGAGAACCGGAAGCTGCGGGAGCGCATCGGCAACGAGGATGTCTGGCTGAACTTCACGGACCGGGACGTGGAGGGCCGCTGGAAGATCGTCCCGTAGGGAAAACCTCGGCGGCCTCCGGGGCGCATGGCATCGTTCAGGCGCCATGCACCGCCCCCTGACCCGGCTGTCCTCCGATGCCCCCCGGCTCCACCGCTTCATCCATGAGCTGGCGAGCTGGGGCCTGAATCACTCCGAGGTTTACTGGAAGCTCGCCCAGGCGTTGGCCCCGGCTCCCGGCGCCGCAGGACTCCTCATCAACGAGCGGTACTCCCTGCGCTTGAACCTGGCGGCCCAGACCGAGCAGCGCATGTATGAAGGAGAGGAGCAGAATGGGCTGCTCCTTGTCTCCCGGTTGGTGACGCCTGGCGGGCACTGCATCGACCTGGGGGCGCACATCGGCCTGTACACGGTGCTGATGGCCTCGCGCGTGGGGGCCCAGGGCCGGGTCATCACCTTCGAGCCCTGCACCCCCGTGGGCGAGCGGCTTCTGGCGCATACGCGCGAGCTGCCCCAGGTGACGGCCGTCCACGGCCTGGAGGCGCTGTCCGAAGCGCAGGGCCCCGCGCCCATCGAGCTGCTCCGGTTGGAGGGAGCGGACTGGGGCCCGCGGGTGTTCGAGGAAGCGCCAGAGCTGCTCCGCGCTCACCGCGTCCAGGCGCTGCTCACCACCGTGGGGCCCGGCGCCATTCCTCTCCGCCTCCTGGCCCCCCACTTCCCCTTGAAGGAGTACGCCCACTTCCAGGTGGGCGAACGGCCTTCCCGGACCCACCTGAGGCGGCGGCCTGCGCTGGCCCCCGTGGACCTTCAGCGCAGGGACGCTTCACGGTTCACCCTGCTGGCGATTCGCCGGGACTGCATTGGGCGAATCGTGGACCTCTTGGCCCCCTGACACGGCGCTTCCTCAGACAGCCAGCCTGCCGACAGGGGTCAGGACCGGACGAGCCGAGCGTCCTGGGCAGAGGCCTTCGGCGACAAGGCCTCGAGGCCCACCGAAGGACCCTCGGCCCCTGTGCCAAAGCCCTTGGCGCCAGGCTCCAGCGGCTGTGTCCCCGCGAAGAGACGCTTCGCCCTGCCGAACAGCCAGCGCACGCCCTGGAGCGCATCGCTCACGAGCGCCCGGGGGGCATCCTTGGACAGAAGCGCGGGCCCCTTCGACGTCCCCGACACGGCGTCCACGGGCATCGGGTTGATGCCCACGCCCAGCTCGTAGACCATCTTCCCACCGAGCGTGGCGGTGTACAGCGCCGCCGTGTTGGCGAGCAGCCCCAGCACCACCTGGCCAGGCGACGGCGGGCGGCGCAACCGCCACAACGTCACGCCCACGGCTCCCGCCATGATGAAGGCATTGCCCAGCCCATGGAGGAACGCCATGTCGCGTGCCCGAGGCTCGTCGAGCTTGACCTCCTGGGAGGCAGCCAGCCCCGCCAG is a genomic window of Stigmatella erecta containing:
- a CDS encoding methyltransferase FkbM, whose product is MHRPLTRLSSDAPRLHRFIHELASWGLNHSEVYWKLAQALAPAPGAAGLLINERYSLRLNLAAQTEQRMYEGEEQNGLLLVSRLVTPGGHCIDLGAHIGLYTVLMASRVGAQGRVITFEPCTPVGERLLAHTRELPQVTAVHGLEALSEAQGPAPIELLRLEGADWGPRVFEEAPELLRAHRVQALLTTVGPGAIPLRLLAPHFPLKEYAHFQVGERPSRTHLRRRPALAPVDLQRRDASRFTLLAIRRDCIGRIVDLLAP
- a CDS encoding ATPase; protein product: MRKKRLGDLLQAVGLVDELQLRAALGFHHKWGTPLGQVVVDLGFCTAQQVLEVLAEQSQLPTVDLEAEPLDSQLIEVVPVWAAETYRVIPLRQEGPRDSVLVVATAAPGHPDALDEVARITGKTRVVSLLATDAAIAQAIERLYYPHLDGAHRPVEPIPLPEADEVLPLVTERAECLMLDGLLRRRDSAYSFKNGLPVMKPLTEELPVSARITERELPAVPVSRRPPAPAEPEVWVYGWGRQATQGLMDLLESAGVRAQVARTEDVRTASACTVVLAPLLSVESVKRRGVQARLLLAGRSRDTDRAWALGAQEYLSGPLRADCLIDAVHEQLRAGRESLRQVG
- a CDS encoding M1 family aminopeptidase, whose amino-acid sequence is MALALRWLPLLSLLLAVPARAATSPEVQLCLQHLKPAERERAVKWLGPLEELPLYRVQLDADPAKREVRGKVQVELTVKGRTRSELFLRVTPNAQGRQVTLSEAKFNGEPVALERPEPTLFRIALEPPAEPGTVVRIEVALQAKVMPGKKNAGSLLGAIGATGPAGDYGAFAASPDFLSLVGVVPMMPPLDEDGQPWAGPSGIGDLALYEPSNVLGSIGVPSGWQVHATGEALGEVPGKDGRPRYSFAAALVRDFPVFVSRGYQMASTTVNGITVESFFTAPDAAVGKRVLKYTASALSEFEQRLGPLPYRSFRVLEAPLSDGAGGMEFQGLITVGSSLYRGVTDPNSILAGVQGMEMLQEMMKGLSAQGLGDLGGGPFANLAKTLERTVEFTVAHEVGHQYFAGLVGSDPIQEPVADEALTQYAAVLYFEWAHGKPAAESLKAEALVSAYHLYRMSGGEDGPAHRPTEQFSSSMEYGAIVYGKAPLMFDAARKRVGEETFQRAMRTYVDTYRYKWARADGFLRELSKAAPAHARELGRLQARWWEEAHGDEDLGKPSLGALMGGMDATQLDKETLKLLEDFLGPMAP
- a CDS encoding DUF2231 domain-containing protein; amino-acid sequence: MKMLLHELHPSVVHVPLALLPTAAVADLIAVTSGDRAWAKVGRRLWIAGSLSGLFTGLAGLAASQEVKLDEPRARDMAFLHGLGNAFIMAGAVGVTLWRLRRPPSPGQVVLGLLANTAALYTATLGGKMVYELGVGINPMPVDAVSGTSKGPALLSKDAPRALVSDALQGVRWLFGRAKRLFAGTQPLEPGAKGFGTGAEGPSVGLEALSPKASAQDARLVRS
- the ftsY gene encoding signal recognition particle-docking protein FtsY; amino-acid sequence: MTTPPLLDVLAAQVPAPSPLPPPPGTPPGTETGVPPAPEASPVSTVVGYGVIGLFVLLMLLAMRKLLFKPARAPELPSKPTQAPDKPALPEQAPQLRVELPPSEAERARLREADEAHARVQELARQREEATRAARQARDATERTRLEAEAEALKAREEEEKRAEYRAKKAAEEEARERRKREREEAERLVAEQKAREAAEAEEARRAVEAAERAKIQAEAGRTLAQGLDKTKSQGFMARLNGLFGQSRQVDESVLAELEEILFTADIGVRTASNLVELAREKLKRNELSNPERIKALIRDEVARIVDLPVPRSLEGGGPPHVVMVVGVNGAGKTTTIGKLAAQLTGQGKKVVLAAGDTFRAAATEQLDVWAQRAGAELVQGADGGDPGAVVFNAVKRAQEVGASVVIADTAGRLHTQAPLMEELKKVKRVLGKALEGAPHEVLLVLDSTNGQNAIQQAKQFHEAVGVSAIALTKLDGTAKGGVIIGICDELKLPVVWVGVGEKIADLRRFEPRDFVKALFD